The DNA sequence TCCAGCGCCGACAGGCCGCCCTTGAGCGCCTGCACCCGCGGGGTGTCCTCCCGTTCGGTCCGCACGCCGGGGAACAGCTCGCCCGGCGTGGCGAACACGACGTCGGTCTCCCCGAGCGACGGCAGCACCTCCCCGATGTACCGCAGGAACCCGGGGTTCGGGCCGACGACCAGGACGCCTTGGCGGGACAGCCGCTCGCGCTGCGTGTAGAGCAGGTAGGCCACGCGGTGCAGCGCGACCGCCGTCTTGCCGGTGCCCGGACCGCCCTCGATCACCACCACGCCCCGGTGCGGCAGGCGGATCACCTCGTCCTGCTCGGCCTGGATGGTGGCCACGATGTCGCGCATGGTGTCCGAGCGGGGTGCGCCAACGCGTCGAGCAGCGCTTTCGAGGTGAGCTGGAGCTCGTCGTCGTGGAAGCTCTCCAAGCGCCTGCCCCTGGTCCGGAAATGGCGGCGCAGCGTCACGCCTTCCGGGTTCGCGGCGGTCGCCGTGTAGAACGGGCGGGCGGCCGGCGCGCGCCAGTCGGTCAACAGCGGTTCGTAATCGTGGTCGGTGTCGAACAAGCCGATGCGGCCGACGTAGACACGGTCGCCGTCGACGTCGATGCGGCCGAAGCACAGGTTCTCGTCAGCCAGTTTCAAGCGGCTGACCTGCTCGGACAGCCTCCGCACGGCCACTTCGCGGTGCCAGCGCTGCTCGTGGCCGTCGGTGAGCGCGGCGTCCAGCCCGGCCTGGGCGGCAGCCCGCTCCACCGCCAGCCGGTCGTGCAGGAAGGCGATCCGCTGTTGTTCCGCGGACAATTCCCCGGCAGTCACGCTTGCCCCCTGTGATATACTGGGATCAGCTTCATCCCGCCATTCACCGGCGAAATCAACCATCAGGTGTACCACATTTCCCGGCCCTTTTCACCGGACCGGCTCCGGACCGTCCGGTCGCGTGAAATGATCGCCGTCGTGGAATCCGACGAGTTGGTGGTCGCCGTCGCGCAGCACGCGCCCGTGCCCGGTGACGTCGCGGAGAACGCGCGCCGCGCCGCCGCGGCGGTGGCCGACGCGGCGGGAGCGGACCTGCTGCTGTTCCCCCTGCTGTCGTTGACCGGCTACGACCTGCGCCGCCTGGCCGAGCGGGCGTCCTGGGCGACCCCGGACGACCCGCGGCTGGACGTGGTGCGGGAGGCGAGTCGCGCCCACGGCGTCACGACCGTCGTCGGCGCCGCCTGGTCCGCGCCGGACGGCCGCCGGCTGCTGGCCTCGGTGGCGCTGCTCCCGGACGGCGGGGTCGAGGTGGCCGGCAAGCAGTACCTGAGCCGCGCCGAACGGGACCTGTTCGAACCGGGCGAGCCCGCGCCGCCGCTGGACGTGCGGGGCTGGCGGGTCGCGCTGGCCGTGTGCTTCGACGCGGCGGCACCCGAGCACGCCCTGGAGATGGCGCGGCGGGGCGCGGACGTCTACGCGGTGTCCGCGCTCTACACCGACGGCCAGGAACGGCGGCTGGACGTGCACCCGGCGGCCCGCGCGATGGACCACCGGATGTACGCGCTGGTGGCGAACCTCGCGGGCGCGGGGCCGGGGTGGCGCTCGTGCGGTGGCAGCGGGGTGTGGCACCCGGACGGACGACGGCTGGTCGAAGCGGGCACGGGCCCGCGGGTCGTGACGGCCCGGCTGGCGCGGGCCGAGCTGGAGCGGCTGCGCGCGGCCGACGCGGTGGCGGGGTACCGGGGGTAGTCGTGGGCGTCCTGGACGGCAAGGCCGTGATCGTGACCGGGGCCGGTCGCGGGCTGGGTGAGGCGTACGCGCGGCACGCGGCGGCGGAGGGCGCGCGGGTCGTGGTGAACGACGTCGAGGGCGCCGACCAGGTCGCGTCCTCGATCGTGGACGCGGGCGGCGAGGCGGTGGCGCACACCGGAACGGTGACCGATCCGGCGGTCGCGACAGAACTCGTGCAGCGGTGCGCGTCGGCGTTCGGGCGGGTCGACGGCTTGGTGAACAACGCGGGCATCACGCACTTCGGCGACCCGTGGGACGACGAGCCGGACGTGCTGCGCGCCGTGGTCGAGGTGAACGTGCTCGGCACGATGTACTGCGGCACGGCGGCGGCGAAGGTGATGCGCGGCGGGTCGATCGTGAACGTCGTGTCCGGCGCGATGCTGGGCCGCCCGAACGCGGCGGCCTACTCGGCGTCGAAGGGCGCGGTCGCCTCGCTGACCCTGTCGTGGGCCGGGGCGCTGGCCGCGCGCGACGTCCGGGTGAACGCCGTCGCGCCGCTCGCGTGGACCCCGATGATGGACCTCGACCCGCGCGCCGCCGCGATCAGCTCGCCCGAGCAGACCCCGGCCAGGATGGCGCCCCTGGTCACGTACCTGCTCAGCGACCGTTCCGCGCACGTGACCAGCCAACTGATCCGCTTCCTGCCGGACAAGCTGCACGTGATCTCCCAGTACGCGGTCAAGCAACCGGTGCTGACCCGCGAGTCGTGGGACGTGGACGCCCTCGCCGCCGCGT is a window from the Saccharothrix saharensis genome containing:
- a CDS encoding carbon-nitrogen hydrolase family protein, coding for MESDELVVAVAQHAPVPGDVAENARRAAAAVADAAGADLLLFPLLSLTGYDLRRLAERASWATPDDPRLDVVREASRAHGVTTVVGAAWSAPDGRRLLASVALLPDGGVEVAGKQYLSRAERDLFEPGEPAPPLDVRGWRVALAVCFDAAAPEHALEMARRGADVYAVSALYTDGQERRLDVHPAARAMDHRMYALVANLAGAGPGWRSCGGSGVWHPDGRRLVEAGTGPRVVTARLARAELERLRAADAVAGYRG
- a CDS encoding SDR family NAD(P)-dependent oxidoreductase produces the protein MGVLDGKAVIVTGAGRGLGEAYARHAAAEGARVVVNDVEGADQVASSIVDAGGEAVAHTGTVTDPAVATELVQRCASAFGRVDGLVNNAGITHFGDPWDDEPDVLRAVVEVNVLGTMYCGTAAAKVMRGGSIVNVVSGAMLGRPNAAAYSASKGAVASLTLSWAGALAARDVRVNAVAPLAWTPMMDLDPRAAAISSPEQTPARMAPLVTYLLSDRSAHVTSQLIRFLPDKLHVISQYAVKQPVLTRESWDVDALAAAFSSDLAAEPPSPARWQV